Proteins from a genomic interval of bacterium YEK0313:
- a CDS encoding Bacterial transcriptional activator domain protein: protein MLSISVLGGFDLAIGGQRAELRSRKAQALLAYLLLNPMPSDTRERLCGLLWSEFAEEKARASLRQVLHGLRETFESLGFAGLQLDREAVRLDRDAIAFDVGAVLADLSRGAVPEILTAMEQPHEALLAGFDGLDPGFDVWLTIHRRLIRERFEHSLFALAEGDVGQETTIRAATALMNIDPTNEVACRTLMRARAARGELSAGLKVYRKLWDHLADEYDMEPSPETQALAVELKSAPPAVLTRSEAIVLPGGGEPDPRDPRGEASAQYAIVVAPFDARGVNTEFGYLISGLRQELIAKLVRFREWAIIDGRHVQTDAMQSFAARWPGHIWLDALIFEAGGQIRISITVRRHDDANVIWSDSFNFGLDNWFKIERELLSRMAATLNIHVSTARLIASSGAPDVSLAVYDRWLRGQSIIMNWKPERDQARGIYRQILAEAPYFSPAHSSLAQLENMEHLALPGTFRTSEREAAGLDHARHAVRYDPFDSRAHLALGWASAMNRQFDQAYAAFTMALELNENDPWTINSAALGCAYCGDIDHAKATLEKALTWGLKPTAFHAAYQGAIRFMAGDYPAALQAYEQAGDIIGDLAAWKAATLAHLGRTEEARQTMQHFKAHARARWSGTEEATEERLAAWLLHAFPIRARNVWERLREGVVLAGLAVPREDEIPRRP, encoded by the coding sequence ATGCTGTCGATCTCAGTCCTTGGCGGCTTCGATCTCGCCATAGGCGGCCAGCGCGCGGAACTGCGCAGCCGCAAGGCGCAGGCGCTTCTGGCCTATCTCCTGCTCAACCCGATGCCTTCGGATACCCGCGAGCGGCTCTGCGGCCTGCTCTGGAGCGAGTTCGCCGAGGAGAAGGCGCGCGCCTCGCTGCGCCAGGTGCTGCATGGGCTGCGCGAGACCTTCGAAAGCCTCGGCTTCGCCGGCCTGCAGCTGGACCGGGAGGCCGTCAGGCTGGACCGCGATGCCATCGCCTTCGATGTCGGCGCCGTGCTCGCCGACCTGTCGCGCGGCGCCGTCCCGGAGATCCTGACCGCCATGGAGCAGCCCCACGAGGCCCTGCTCGCCGGCTTCGACGGCCTCGATCCCGGCTTCGACGTCTGGCTCACCATTCACCGCCGGCTGATCCGCGAGCGGTTCGAGCACTCGCTCTTCGCGCTCGCCGAAGGCGATGTCGGCCAGGAGACGACCATCCGCGCGGCGACCGCGCTGATGAACATCGACCCGACCAACGAGGTCGCCTGCCGCACCCTGATGCGGGCGCGCGCCGCGCGCGGCGAACTGTCGGCCGGCCTCAAGGTCTATCGCAAGCTCTGGGATCATCTTGCCGACGAATACGACATGGAGCCCTCGCCGGAGACGCAGGCGCTGGCCGTCGAGCTGAAGAGCGCGCCGCCGGCCGTGCTGACCCGCAGCGAAGCCATCGTGCTTCCGGGCGGCGGCGAGCCCGATCCTCGCGACCCGCGTGGCGAAGCTTCGGCGCAATATGCCATCGTGGTCGCGCCCTTCGACGCGCGCGGGGTCAATACCGAGTTCGGCTATCTCATTTCCGGCCTGCGCCAGGAGCTGATCGCCAAGCTCGTCCGCTTCCGGGAATGGGCGATCATCGACGGCCGGCATGTGCAGACCGACGCCATGCAGTCCTTCGCCGCGCGCTGGCCGGGCCATATCTGGCTGGACGCCCTGATCTTCGAGGCCGGCGGGCAGATCCGCATCAGCATCACCGTGCGCCGGCATGACGACGCCAATGTCATCTGGAGCGACAGCTTCAATTTCGGCCTCGACAACTGGTTCAAGATCGAGCGCGAGCTCCTCTCGCGCATGGCGGCGACGCTGAACATCCACGTCTCCACCGCCCGCCTGATCGCCTCCTCCGGCGCGCCCGACGTGTCGCTGGCCGTCTATGACCGCTGGCTGCGTGGCCAGTCGATCATCATGAACTGGAAGCCGGAGCGCGATCAGGCGCGCGGCATCTACCGGCAGATCCTCGCCGAGGCGCCCTATTTTTCGCCGGCGCATTCGAGCCTGGCGCAGCTGGAGAACATGGAGCACCTGGCGCTGCCGGGGACCTTCCGGACCAGCGAGCGCGAAGCCGCCGGGCTCGACCATGCCCGCCACGCGGTGCGCTACGATCCGTTCGATTCGCGGGCCCATCTCGCGCTCGGCTGGGCCTCGGCGATGAACCGCCAGTTCGACCAGGCCTATGCCGCCTTCACTATGGCGCTCGAGCTGAACGAGAACGATCCCTGGACGATCAATTCGGCGGCGCTCGGCTGCGCCTATTGCGGCGATATCGACCACGCCAAGGCGACGCTCGAAAAGGCGCTGACCTGGGGCCTCAAGCCGACCGCCTTCCACGCCGCCTATCAGGGCGCGATCCGCTTCATGGCCGGCGACTATCCGGCCGCGCTGCAGGCCTATGAGCAGGCCGGCGACATCATCGGCGACCTCGCCGCCTGGAAGGCGGCAACGCTTGCCCATCTCGGGCGCACCGAGGAGGCGCGCCAGACCATGCAGCATTTCAAGGCCCACGCCCGGGCCCGCTGGAGCGGGACGGAGGAGGCGACCGAGGAGCGGCTGGCGGCCTGGCTGCTGCATGCCTTCCCGATCCGCGCCCGCAACGTCTGGGAGCGGCTGCGGGAGGGCGTTGTCCTCGCCGGCCTCGCCGTGCCACGCGAGGACGAGATCCCGCGCAGGCCCTGA
- the amiD_2 gene encoding N-acetylmuramoyl-L-alanine amidase AmiD precursor, whose amino-acid sequence MSITHHWIDGLAELTLLHRGANQTPRLAVIHYSVTNTVAEAVAALDAQRASYHILIEKSGVAFQTRRFTETAAHPGLSNWKPLGNVGLGSSVQVGSVGICLMNKGYAFDAGAPHGPGRLIYNPDDAAMQQWEHYPAAQVSTCRKIVRDVIDAYDIEEVVGHHDVAIMGKFDPGPLFDVAGLNALIARQPRLGFETEVASPDGRLNLRQRPSTDSPVLAQLRNGRTVHVRSIAYGPREACIDPRPATARKRYLTRWASIGLDSADRHAGFVNMKYLAATPLSPALAALL is encoded by the coding sequence TTGAGCATCACCCATCACTGGATCGACGGCCTCGCGGAGCTGACGCTTCTGCACAGAGGCGCGAACCAGACGCCGCGCCTCGCCGTCATCCATTATTCGGTGACCAATACGGTCGCCGAAGCCGTCGCCGCGCTCGATGCCCAGCGCGCGAGCTATCACATCCTGATCGAGAAGAGCGGCGTGGCGTTCCAGACCCGGCGCTTCACCGAGACCGCCGCGCATCCCGGCCTCAGCAACTGGAAGCCGCTCGGCAATGTCGGGCTCGGCAGCTCGGTGCAGGTCGGCTCGGTCGGCATCTGCCTGATGAACAAGGGCTACGCCTTCGATGCCGGCGCGCCGCACGGGCCCGGCCGGCTCATCTACAACCCCGACGACGCGGCGATGCAGCAATGGGAGCATTATCCGGCGGCGCAGGTCAGCACCTGCCGCAAGATCGTGCGCGACGTCATCGACGCCTATGACATCGAGGAGGTGGTCGGCCACCACGACGTCGCCATCATGGGCAAGTTCGATCCCGGCCCGCTGTTCGACGTCGCCGGCCTCAACGCCCTGATCGCCCGGCAGCCGCGGCTCGGCTTCGAGACCGAGGTCGCCTCGCCCGACGGCAGGCTCAACCTGCGCCAGCGGCCTTCGACCGACAGCCCGGTTCTCGCCCAACTGCGCAACGGCCGGACGGTGCATGTCCGCTCGATCGCCTATGGCCCACGCGAAGCCTGCATCGACCCGCGCCCGGCCACCGCCCGCAAGCGCTACCTGACGCGCTGGGCCTCGATCGGCCTCGACAGCGCCGACCGCCATGCCGGTTTCGTCAACATGAAATACCTCGCCGCCACGCCGCTGTCGCCGGCGCTCGCGGCGCTGCTCTGA
- a CDS encoding Patatin-like phospholipase yields MPQSARRDAPALALSGGGFRATLFHCGTFIRLNELGFLARMERISAVSGGAIAAGMLAAAWPRLVLKGGRFTNLEEAVIAPVQSFCTRTIDKAAVGWGALLPGKSIGDVLADIYDEMYQGRTLAELPDTPQFVFNATNLQTGRLVRMQKLRLADYSIGEIRQPKLRLAVAVAASSAFPPVLSPVTIAAGAVGRWKDLDGTSHFGDPAFTRTLSLTDGGAYDNLGLETVDDFAPLFVSDAGAPFTIDAEAGLLWPQQLMRVLDIATDQARALRKRFLHRSRGAEPGQPAEKPFAFAGIDGDPADYPAARKLAIDPRLTLGLARLRTRLNPFSEEEQGRLINWGWSMTDLAARSYVDTAAAAPTAWPRPRWALG; encoded by the coding sequence ATGCCACAAAGCGCGCGCCGCGATGCGCCGGCCCTCGCCCTGTCGGGCGGCGGCTTTCGCGCCACACTGTTCCACTGCGGAACCTTCATCCGCCTCAACGAGCTCGGCTTCCTGGCGCGCATGGAGCGGATCTCCGCCGTGTCGGGCGGCGCCATCGCCGCCGGCATGCTTGCCGCCGCCTGGCCGCGGCTCGTGCTGAAGGGCGGCCGCTTCACCAATCTCGAAGAGGCGGTGATCGCGCCCGTGCAGAGCTTCTGCACCCGGACGATCGACAAGGCCGCCGTCGGCTGGGGCGCGCTGCTGCCGGGCAAGTCGATCGGCGACGTGCTCGCCGACATCTATGACGAGATGTACCAAGGCCGGACGCTGGCCGAGCTGCCGGACACGCCGCAATTCGTGTTCAACGCCACCAATCTGCAGACCGGCCGCCTCGTCCGCATGCAGAAGCTGCGGCTCGCCGACTATTCGATCGGCGAGATCCGGCAGCCGAAGCTCAGGCTGGCGGTGGCGGTGGCGGCTTCGAGCGCCTTCCCGCCGGTCCTGTCGCCGGTCACCATCGCGGCCGGCGCGGTCGGCCGCTGGAAGGATCTCGACGGCACCAGTCATTTCGGCGACCCGGCCTTCACCCGCACCTTGTCGCTCACCGATGGCGGGGCCTACGACAATCTCGGGCTCGAAACCGTCGACGATTTCGCGCCGCTGTTCGTCAGCGATGCCGGCGCGCCCTTCACCATCGACGCGGAGGCCGGCCTGCTCTGGCCGCAGCAGCTGATGCGCGTCCTCGACATCGCGACCGACCAGGCGCGCGCCCTGCGCAAGCGCTTCCTCCATCGCAGCCGCGGCGCCGAGCCCGGCCAGCCGGCGGAAAAGCCCTTCGCCTTCGCCGGCATCGACGGCGATCCCGCGGACTATCCCGCCGCGCGCAAGCTGGCCATCGATCCGCGGCTGACCCTCGGCCTCGCCCGGCTGAGGACCCGCCTCAACCCGTTCAGCGAGGAGGAACAGGGCCGGCTGATCAACTGGGGCTGGTCCATGACCGACCTCGCCGCCCGCAGCTATGTCGACACCGCGGCGGCCGCACCGACGGCCTGGCCGAGGCCACGGTGGGCGCTCGGATAG